From Daphnia magna isolate NIES linkage group LG2, ASM2063170v1.1, whole genome shotgun sequence:
CTCTATTTCGTATTTGAATCGTTTCGGTGTGTGCCCATGGCTattatcattttaaaaaataaaaataaattcaagaCACGTAGtcagtttttgttgttgttgagagCTAACATTATACTACTCTACTCTAAACGAGAAAGAATAGTAATAAATGTCAAATGGTACCCAACCTATTTGGTATTTCTTCAATAGTCGATGGTGTTTTCTGGCGGCTCGAGGGGTTGAATATTTTTTGCTGCAAAATGATAATCACATTTGAAATTgccgtttgtttttattgatCTTACGTAccaatataaaataataaaatggccgaaaataaaataaatgaaaatgtcTGTACTCGGAACGTACCTGAGAAATTTGATGGTGGCCACGCCGAGGAAAAAGAGCGTGACGGAAATGCATCCCATTAAAGTGTACACACCTTCAGTCAATCTACAGCAGCGGGAGTGGGCCACCCGAGTGGCGTGTAGAACAATTTCATTGTTACTTTTATCAACAAACAGGTCAACTGTCGTGCGATTAACGAGAAACAAATCGAATTCGGCACTGGCATTCACACGCTCACTAATGACGGACGAATCCATTTCGTTCGAACGTTGTCGGACGAATGCGGCTCGCATCTGGGCAGCAAATCTGACAGGACTATAAAACCTATATACGTCTCAAACATATATATTCACAACCAGCCAAAAAAGGTCAATCGATGTGATGGatcccccaatttttttttttccacaacCCTCCGTGGTGACGCAGCCCAAACGATAAGATTCTTGCACGCCGAATGTTGGTCTGAATTGAATGCCTTTGCCTATCTTTCGTACGGATATAGACGTGACTGAGCGCAGTTTGTATATCTGTAAATATGTACGCCTCTTGTCCGTCGTCGACTTGGTCGCCTTTCGTAAAGATTAGCTAAGCCGGGCACGttcactttttctttcccgaAACTGCACCGCTGTCCGgctaacaaagaaaagaaaaaaaaagagagagaaagaaagaaaccaGACGTTGATTCTCGTTTTCAAGCCAAACAGATTGTCAAAATCACTTCATCATCTGCAATACATACGTATATGTATACAATCTCATGTCATTGTCGGTTACACGATTTTTACTTATACCCACTGCATTTTTTATGCATCTTGTTGGGGCTATCAGTTTTCTCACGCTAAACGTGTTGTTGTCGCCCTCATCAAGAACCCAACGATCGTCCTATCACGATTTTCCCCATCTTCCGGATTAATTCGGAAATGACGCCTCcttcttttatctttttaatATTCCAACCTTGCTTGTCGATGGTGTTTGTACAGGAAAATTTCAAACgctttaataaaaaaaggaaagaaaagaaaaaaaaaaagccttgaaATTATTTATTCATTCGTGATCGAAATCACGAAGAGATAGATTCCGGGTCGATAGAACAGGGGGTGTAAAGAAACACGATCGGATGAACCGAAACATCAAAATAGCATGTATTATCTGAATTAACTAGTCATATAAATTTTGCTTGTCGGCAAGGCAGGTTTCATTTCATAAGTAatccatcatttttttgtattttgttaaTGTGCATCCACTCGTGGGTGGTCATGCTAATGAGCGGAGGACCTATATCACGTAGATGGGGAAGGTTGTTATGCGCGAACAAGTTAGAAGGTCACGACGGATTTGCTGAGTAGGTGCTCGTTGCCGGAGCAACGGGACGACTCGCTTGTCGTTGCTGGACAACACTGACTTTTGCCGTTATAGTACCGCCGTAGCCACTATTCAAGTTGACCGTCGTGCCAGATTTTCGGGCACACTCCGGTGGGTCATTCGAAGGTCTACGACCTGTTCTGACCAGAGTGGCGGCGCCGTCGCACGTTCGATAAAATTGTTCATCGATTTCAGAGGTTGCATCGATCTCCGATCGTTGGGATTTCCAACTGCTGTCGCTTGAAGTGCTGGAACGGCTCGGGCTGTTGCTGGCACTCGGACAAGGTGTGTCCAAAGTGGCCATTTCATCATGGATGTCGACCCTGTCGTCTCTTACTGTTTCGCAGGATCCAACAAGAAATGGAGCCTCCGTTCCAATCGTTGGCTGTCGGAGTAGAACCGTATCCTGACGGCTGGAAAGGGAACTCAATGGTGGGTTATCCATCTTCAGTTGGTTCCAATCGACTTGATTAATAGCTACTGGCGGTTTGGTGCTACCCTTCGACGGCTTTCGAAACGCAGGGCTGTCAAACCGGACCGCTAAAATGGGTTCCGAACGGACGCATTTCACCATTTGCAACTCGTTTTCTTGTGTCGAGGACAATGTCGAAACGGTACGTGACTTGCTGATAATAACATCGTCTTTCGCTAGAGGACCTATCCCGTTATGAATGGCAGTTCGACGATTTTCTCCGGAGGCTGCGTGTTCCGATTGTTTGGTCATTTGATTGATTTCAATTCCATCACGTAGCTCCGTCCGATCGAAACTCTGTCCGGTTTGTGAAATTGTTGGAGTAATAACGAGGGCGCATTCTACGAGCTGAAGAGCTTCCTCCAACCGATCTCTCATGCAACTGACTGGAAGATGGATCCATTCCTGccgattaaaaaaaaaaaaaacccctttCTCTATTCGATCTCCTCACGAAAATGATTAcatcaaaataataataattattttttcttttttaaatgtatacCATGACGTTGAAAAAGATATTGTTTGCCGGGCGACGGGCACCTAATTTGTCGGCGCAATTTGTCAGAAACCGGCCGAGCGTGTCGACCAATTGGAGGTAATCAACTCGTAAGAGTTGATGATCCTTTTCCAAAGAGTTTAACGCCGTCTTCCACTTGACTTCGGCGTGCCTAACGATTGATaatgtgaaagaaaaagggaaaatgggGGAACATGAAAGTTGAAAACGCTTAGTCTATTTATATAAATAATATAGGTACTTTCGAGTTTCGTCGGCTGTTCGGTCCCATTGCTTACGCAACCTTGTCGAATCGGAGGATGAGGCACGCGCAGCTAGCGATCCACGGATTTCGACTTGCAGAGGCATGATTCCCCCACCGACGCTACCAGCGCTTGATTTACTATGCAAGAATTTCAGCAATTGTTGTTGTAATCTATGGTTTTCCTGGTCACGACGACGAAGTGCGTGCAGCCACTGTGTataacaaaagagagaaatatattaattgaaaaaaagcggggaaaaaagaaaaacagatttCTCATTAAGTTTTCTCTTTGATTGATTAGAGTGGAAAATGAAggaaagatagaaaaaaaaaaaaaaaaagagaaaacaaccTGATTCTCCTTGAGTTGGCATTCATGAGCCAACTGACGATGTTCTTcgctcttctttttcaaaagtgtTTCGCTCGATTGAAGCCGGACATTAGCTTGGCGCTCTTTCTCGTACGCTTCGGCTGCTTCACGCTCCCGTTGAACGCTCAGCTCCTTCTCCTTGTCCAGTAACCACTAATATGTgttcgaaaaaataaaagaaaatttgtagttttttttttttttttttcatgtgacGGTTAATGGACACGCCATTTTGGGACACGCTACGATCGTCAACAATTTGGCGAGTAATTAAGTTTGGGGTATAAGAAAATAAAGCAAATAAAGCAAAGGAGAAAATGAaggaaagataaaaaaagaaaacctgagAGCGTTGCAAGTCGTGGAGTAGCTGCTGTGCGTGATCTTCCCTTTGGCGTTTGGAACGTTGAAGATCGCGAAGTAGGCCGATGAGGTCATAAGATGCGCTTATCAGATCGCTGATCACGTCCACAGCGATGGCGCCATCGTTATAATCTACCTGCTGCTGGCTGGCCAAACCGGGCAAACCCATCAACTCCAGTTCCTAGTCATATGtaataagttttaaaaaaaaaggaaaaaaaagaaaatggtgatTTGAGTGTTACAGAGACCATATCAATCGCTGGTAAATTTATGGATTTgattattcatatttttccctTTGGGGCTTGTATACATAagccaaatggaaaaaaaaatctgctgGAAATTATGCCGGCCAATCAAATGCTAACGAcggatcattttttttttaaagatattttcatttttcctgtTTCCTTGCGCAATCTCCGAGAAGGACGAACCAGAAGAGAAATCTCTTTGTTGACATGGTAAAACGTAAAAGTTCTTTTGAATTCGACAAGAATATCCTAAAAATGTCGAcaggcaaaaaacaaaaaaacaaaaaaaaaatggaggctGTAATAATGAAAAGGATGCTGAAGCCCACCTGGCATTATACCACGAGCTATTCGGGATATATTGAGGCCTATTACATTATTAATAGTTTCCCACCAAAAGAGCTCGGAGAAGGTGCGTTCAATGTTTGGAATAAATAATTACAGATGAGTGTGGTATGCCGTCTTTCCCTTCTTACGtgttctattttctttttcgtatttATATTTACTGTGTCCCGTGTATAGGAGGAATGCAACTAACAAGCCCCAGAATCGGTTAACGAGCCTCATTCATCCGCAACGTTGATTACACCTCAACGATAAAGGTAACACGCGGTTAAAGCTGCCGACGAATCGTTAATAATCATCGCGTTGCCAAGGGAAGCgcatttctgtttttattttttaaagggcaTCGTATTATCTAATAATTTGAGGGGGGgatattttctctttaaaaaataaataaaagttcACGACATTCGTTGTGTGGAACCTTCGTCGACGTTCTAATCATACGTAACGAATAGACTTTCTCAAGTTATCCCGACGGAAACAAGAATCTTGTCTCTATTTTGAATCGTTTCACCGCAAAAGAGCATCAGACAAGCACCgactctcttctttttctttccctcccCCTCACCCCCCATCCAACCGGAAGTGTTTGATGGATGGTCGAGCCGACCGCAACGCCGGTACAACGACGATTTCAACTATGTTGTGGTCTCGTGTGTTTTCTCTCTTCGTCGtctttcgtattttttttaaagggactTTTTCTGTGGCTTTCTCTCTGCCTGCCAGTCTCGAAAATCAAGGGAAACACGATTACTTCTGGAACGAATCGACCACATTTTCGTGTagactccccccccccccctttttttaaatttaggtagacgTAATATATTTCAATCgggataggaaaaaaaaatagaataaataaAGTTATACGTTCATCCCATCGGAGTCAgcgggttaaaaaaaaaaatctgcctGGGTTTTCCCTTATTTTGGATATGTTTTCTTTATACTGCAAGTTAGGGACGACATGCAGTAACTATTCATGGGAGGagttggcccttttttttttcttcttcttcttctttcaagaCGCTGTCTAATAAGTTTTCTGTGTGTGTCCATGTCGACGATTTCTTACGCCCATTGCGGACGAGGACAGCCCTACATCTTTCACCACCAACGACTCCCCCTTACCAACAGCCGGTAAAACCGAATGGCAAGTCTAGAACAACCGGCCTAATTGATGTCGTTTGTTGActgaaatattcaaaaaaaggCCCTGGCAAGATATCACCGATGGACGTTTGGTCATGACCCcgaaaatttcctttttttttttttgttttgtttgttgtagTGTATGCTAAGGGCGGAGGGGAGCAAGAAAATCCATCAAGAGTTGAGCCCATGCGAATCCTATTTCTTGACCCCAATCTATCAGTTTACAAGCATTTTTAGGCGAAAGGAAAAGCCTTCAGCCTGCTGTATGTCAAAGATCGTTTTACCTTGGATAGACGAATTACAATGGCGGCCAAATCGTCCATTGATCCGGATGTTGACATGGTCTTTCACAACCGAATGGACGGCCCAAAATGAAGGCAGTATGTTCTCTTGATGGACGTAATTCAGTTCGGGGTTGAATCACGAAAGAgaatgatgaaaaaaaagagggcgTCTCTCCGAGATGgactagaaagaaaaaaaaaagaaaagtaagaGTATAGTTTGTTTGAGTTGGGGAGCgtcgaacacacacacacacacacaccgtcGACGTCGCGGTTAATAATAGCTGCACACGCTCTCTCTTCTTTCACTCTCCGTCGTGTCTCTCCATCTACGTTACGTGTACATTGGTGCCCCaagtggaaaaacaaaacgaagaagagcaacaagaaaatcaaatagttCTCGATTTTTCGACCGTGTCTTGCTCCAATTCCAGTGGATGACGAAACGAAGCAGATCCACCACGTCTACGAAAACACGTTGGAATTACCATTGATTGAGGTAAATAAACTTAAACAGAATACCTTAGAATGTTAGCAGTACACTTTAGAGTAATGTCGGAAGCTCCTATACTGGTTGAGTCAGTTTAACCACGAAGGAAAAGTGAggcgaagaaagaaaaaaaaaaaaacaacattcgTTTCAGTAGGGAAGGATATCCCGCGATCAGCCTGCCATCTATGCTCGATCCTGCTCTCTCCCACgatctaaaacaaaacaaaaacaactaagtgaattctctttttaaacatatttacAATGAAACTAGGTTTTATTAAACATTGTGATTCCAAAAGTCAAAGTTTTCGAAACATCAAATGAGATAATTCTACTACGATTAGGgttttttttccaagaaaaaaaaaagtggctTGTACCTAGAGCCATCTAGTGAGAACCATACAAGCGCGATACCAGTTTTAATCAAATCGACCAACTCATTTGCCCCCTGAGGgagtaaagaagaagaaaaaaacacatacTCGAAGGGGGGAAGAGAAGCGAGGCCCATGGCGCGCGCGCGGTACCCACACACACATCGAGACAGGGGGAAGAGGAGAGAGGTTCGGTTCGATAAAAAGTCTGGGGCCGCATTATAGAACGGTGTGTGTTGTCGCGAGTGTTGGTGCCTTGTGTGAGCGTGTGTAAatgtgaaaaacgaaaaaaaaaaaaaaaagtgtgtgtgtatgtgtgtggtTTTCAGTTGGTGTCGAGTGGTGTATGCCAGCGTCACAGTCTAAAACTCGTTTTTGTTCTGGCGTTTTTCATTCGCCAAAACGACTTGAACTGTCGGTGAAACTGTTGGTTTCACTACCAAACTCGATTGTAGACGTCATTTCTTAGTGCCGTATCGCCCATGTAAGTCACTTAATCGACCGATTTTCAATCAGCTGTTGTGTGTTACTCGCTAGGGTTAGGATTTTCGTTGTTGGGGGAACTCGTTTCCAGCCTTTTCCATTTCCATGGGGTGACAtactgtgtgtgtgcgtgtgtgctGCCAATGGCCGTCCCCCTTCTTTCCACCCCACACTAGCTCGATGCCGACTCGAGTTAGAATACTATTTTGACTTGATAAgtcttttgttatttttctttttctttgtaaaaATGGGAGGGGGGGGGCCAGGCACTTGTAAAGAATCTCGAGGACTATAATCTATGATCAGCAGTACGTGATAAGAGTGAAAGATCCCCATCTCCCCACGTTAATATTGACCTCGTTGTTGCCGAATCGGGAAAAATAGTTTCGTGGAAGCAGATGATGTATCACGAGgaacgagaaacaaaaatggaaaaatgccatgaaaaaaaaaggaaaagaatttgTATCGTTTTTGCATAAAGTTgaaattaagcaaaaattagGCAAACAGATGtggatagttttttttttcggggtaTTGTTCGTGAGGCATGTCttcgaaaaaaaggaaaaaaaagaaatgtctgAGCTGTTTTTCCCATTACATGAAATGGGTTTTTGCCATTAAACTCGAAACGATGGATGGGCGCGTCTGCTGTTGGATTCATTAAATACTTGGGGCGCTTCATCATCACGTGGCGCCGTTGGAAACAACACAATTATCTCGAATCTATTCGATTaccagtgtgtgtgtgtgtgtgtgcttttttcccttcctttttcttttacgagcacattttattattacgaTCTTATCATCGGTGAGGATCAACTTTTAGCaactagaaataaaaaaaaaaaatgatttaagaTGTCAACTGGCTGGTAGGTGGTGGGTGGGTGGGTTGACGTGAAAAACTCTGTGCTCTTTTCGGTTTTGCCTTTTGTACTCATTTGAGATATTGTGTTATCTTCCTGATTGTATAGAGAAGGAGCTCTAGTGTCGATGGCAGCCATCATGGGAACGCTGCCAACTTGACATAAataggagagagagagaaagacgATTTCTGACCCCCGCGACGAAACGACGCCGCCATCGCtacttacacacacacacacacacaccagaCGCCATGATGATGGTGAACGAAATGAggtaagcaacaacaacaacaacaaacttgATCTCAttccagttttttcttttttctttttctttcatcattATTTATTCCAGTAATTAGTCGATTGTC
This genomic window contains:
- the LOC116916894 gene encoding uncharacterized protein LOC116916894, with amino-acid sequence MSTSGSMDDLAAIVIRLSKELELMGLPGLASQQQVDYNDGAIAVDVISDLISASYDLIGLLRDLQRSKRQREDHAQQLLHDLQRSQWLLDKEKELSVQREREAAEAYEKERQANVRLQSSETLLKKKSEEHRQLAHECQLKENQWLHALRRRDQENHRLQQQLLKFLHSKSSAGSVGGGIMPLQVEIRGSLAARASSSDSTRLRKQWDRTADETRKHAEVKWKTALNSLEKDHQLLRVDYLQLVDTLGRFLTNCADKLGARRPANNIFFNVMEWIHLPVSCMRDRLEEALQLVECALVITPTISQTGQSFDRTELRDGIEINQMTKQSEHAASGENRRTAIHNGIGPLAKDDVIISKSRTVSTLSSTQENELQMVKCVRSEPILAVRFDSPAFRKPSKGSTKPPVAINQVDWNQLKMDNPPLSSLSSRQDTVLLRQPTIGTEAPFLVGSCETVRDDRVDIHDEMATLDTPCPSASNSPSRSSTSSDSSWKSQRSEIDATSEIDEQFYRTCDGAATLVRTGRRPSNDPPECARKSGTTVNLNSGYGGTITAKVSVVQQRQASRPVAPATSTYSANPS